The following are encoded together in the Candidatus Woesebacteria bacterium genome:
- a CDS encoding endonuclease III, translating into MNYEQVFKIFRSKYQHVPLEVFVGDPYKILVSTLLSSRTKDETTLKAANRLFLKANTVTKLNLLTEHEIARLIYPVGFYKTKARHLKMLSQILIDKYNGSIPKTRNHLMTLPGVGRKTANLVLNRAFSIPAIAVDTHVHKIANLLGWVKTTTPEKTEIELLKILPQQFWSQTNKLFVSIGRQFTTRKKLTQFLVENKLRTP; encoded by the coding sequence ATGAATTACGAACAAGTATTTAAAATATTTAGAAGCAAGTATCAACATGTTCCGCTTGAAGTATTTGTTGGCGATCCGTATAAGATTCTGGTTTCTACATTATTGTCCTCTCGCACCAAAGATGAAACGACGCTCAAAGCTGCAAATAGATTATTTCTTAAAGCAAACACTGTAACTAAGCTTAATCTACTAACAGAACATGAAATAGCCAGGTTGATTTATCCGGTGGGCTTTTACAAAACAAAAGCACGACATCTTAAAATGCTATCTCAAATTCTTATCGACAAGTATAACGGTAGCATCCCGAAAACCAGAAACCACCTAATGACTTTACCTGGCGTTGGAAGAAAAACGGCAAACTTGGTTTTAAATCGAGCATTTAGCATTCCCGCAATAGCGGTTGACACGCATGTACATAAAATTGCCAATTTACTAGGCTGGGTAAAAACAACTACCCCCGAAAAGACGGAAATAGAATTACTTAAAATCCTTCCCCAACAATTCTGGAGCCAAACCAACAAATTGTTTGTTTCAATCGGGAGACAATTCACAACGAGAAAAAAATTAACACAATTCCTGGTAGAAAACAAACTACGCACCCCGTAA
- a CDS encoding thermonuclease family protein, giving the protein MKRRLLFVVVLFILASVFGINTSELFEDDMLLTTDIDQINVSQDVLNAQTQEALVTRVIDGDTIELETGEKVRYIGIDTPETNDPQSKTECFGKEAKEFNRKLVEGRKVRLEKDISDTDRYGRLLRYVYVENIFVNLHIVDQGYAYATSYPPDVYHQTEFLHAQKTARENLLGLWEMCEKY; this is encoded by the coding sequence GTGAAAAGAAGATTATTATTTGTTGTCGTTTTGTTTATTCTTGCAAGTGTATTTGGAATAAATACATCTGAATTATTTGAAGACGACATGCTTCTTACTACTGATATTGACCAAATTAATGTATCTCAAGATGTATTGAATGCTCAAACACAAGAAGCTCTAGTAACCCGCGTAATTGATGGAGACACAATAGAATTGGAAACCGGAGAGAAGGTAAGATATATAGGTATAGATACACCGGAAACGAATGATCCGCAAAGTAAAACCGAGTGCTTCGGGAAAGAAGCAAAGGAATTCAACAGAAAGTTGGTTGAAGGACGAAAGGTGAGATTAGAAAAAGACATATCAGATACAGATAGGTATGGAAGGTTGTTGAGATATGTTTATGTAGAAAATATTTTTGTAAACTTGCACATCGTTGATCAAGGTTATGCGTATGCAACGAGTTATCCACCCGATGTTTATCACCAAACCGAGTTCCTGCATGCGCAAAAAACGGCTCGGGAAAATCTTCTTGGATTATGGGAGATGTGTGAGAAATACTAA
- the secD gene encoding protein translocase subunit SecD, with product MFTPLKKVIIIFVISLIACYISLPREMRVNIGPIDRTVTRHDINISLNNINLQKNFDLALGLDLAGGSHLVFEADTSNLSEDKKSTALTSLKSVIESRVNFFGISEPNVQSSTFEGKDRIIVELPGVSNTTEAIDLIGQTAQLSFVEVVEGDEPSLVPTDLTGADLKSSYVTNDNVDAKPVVALEFTEDGAKKFSDITARNVGKRLAMILDNEVVSAPVVSAHITNGSAVIDGEFTLESAKNLTIQLNAGALPVPIKLVEERTVGATLGAESVEKSVMAGLVGLGAVLVFMVLVYKKFGLIADVGLIVFGVITLALYKLIPVVLTLPGIAGFLLSVGMAVDSNILIFERFKEEKDNHSYLDAMEISFGRAWDSIRDANVATLVTAFILANPLDWSFLHTSGPVRGFAITLALGIAISLFTGIVVTRNLLRVFIKEK from the coding sequence ATGTTTACTCCACTAAAAAAAGTCATAATTATTTTTGTAATATCACTTATTGCGTGCTATATCAGTCTCCCAAGAGAGATGCGTGTAAATATCGGTCCGATTGACCGTACTGTCACAAGACATGATATAAATATCTCCTTAAATAACATAAACTTACAAAAAAACTTCGACTTAGCTTTAGGGCTTGATTTGGCAGGTGGAAGTCATCTCGTGTTTGAGGCGGATACGAGTAATCTCTCTGAGGATAAAAAATCTACTGCTTTAACTTCTTTGAAATCTGTTATTGAAAGTAGAGTAAATTTCTTTGGGATATCCGAACCCAACGTACAGAGTTCAACATTTGAAGGAAAAGATAGAATAATTGTCGAATTACCAGGTGTCAGTAACACAACCGAAGCTATTGATTTAATTGGGCAAACTGCACAACTTTCATTCGTTGAAGTGGTTGAAGGTGATGAGCCGAGTTTGGTGCCAACGGATTTGACAGGAGCAGATCTAAAAAGTTCTTATGTTACAAATGATAATGTTGACGCCAAACCGGTTGTAGCGCTGGAGTTCACGGAAGATGGCGCCAAAAAGTTTTCAGACATAACAGCAAGAAATGTCGGTAAAAGACTTGCAATGATTCTTGATAATGAAGTGGTTTCTGCACCGGTTGTGTCCGCACATATAACCAATGGAAGTGCCGTAATTGATGGAGAGTTTACACTTGAAAGTGCCAAGAATTTAACCATACAACTGAATGCAGGAGCACTTCCGGTACCAATTAAATTAGTAGAAGAGCGCACAGTAGGTGCAACTTTAGGCGCAGAGTCGGTAGAAAAAAGTGTAATGGCAGGCTTGGTCGGTTTGGGTGCGGTTTTAGTATTTATGGTTTTAGTGTATAAAAAATTTGGGTTAATTGCCGATGTTGGTTTGATTGTCTTTGGTGTAATCACGCTAGCGCTTTACAAACTTATTCCTGTTGTACTTACTTTGCCCGGAATTGCCGGATTTTTATTGTCGGTTGGGATGGCTGTCGATAGTAATATTTTAATCTTTGAACGTTTCAAGGAAGAAAAAGATAATCATTCTTATCTTGATGCAATGGAAATATCCTTTGGAAGAGCATGGGATTCAATCCGTGACGCGAATGTAGCCACACTGGTTACCGCATTTATTTTGGCAAATCCTTTAGATTGGTCGTTTTTGCATACCTCAGGACCAGTAAGAGGTTTTGCAATTACTCTGGCACTTGGTATTGCTATCAGTTTATTCACGGGAATAGTTGTTACTCGCAATTTATTAAGAGTATTTATTAAAGAAAAATAA
- the recJ gene encoding single-stranded-DNA-specific exonuclease RecJ → MTKMRKKWIVVGKSKKLPAKLNKEDVINILLANRDLNTDKKRREFFNSVDPTLVPLKDVGLNPKEVGQAIGRLIQAKDKREKIVIFGDYDADGVCATAILWETLYRMGFDVSPYIPDRFSEGYGLKSKSIQEMKKDDENFKVLLTVDNGIVANDAVAKCNELGIDVIITDHHEPGEKYPEAHSIIHTQQVSGAAVAWFFAREISNSIGDKKVTGLDLAAIGTISDQMPLFRVNRSIVKYGLEILNENTRLGLSKIYEEAGIKVGEIDSFTIGFVIGPRINAMGRLEHAIESLRLLCTTSSARAKELASRLSVTNTRRQNIVSKVLDHAKMTLDENKIENIIVIADEKYHEGVVGLAASKLVEEFYRPSIVFSMGKKYSKASARSVEGFNIIKAIRSVKKIKIEAGGHPMAAGVTILTKDLVKFKNGLAKYAMKHLTEEMLIPTAIIDIEIDFTLLDWDFLREIKCFKPTGAGNSDPIFITKNVEVWNARTIGKEDKHLKLKLTKNTITLDGIGFGLGNMISQFKDNTKVDIVYCFEDNNFNGMKSLQIRLLDIIKIYE, encoded by the coding sequence ATGACAAAGATGCGAAAAAAATGGATTGTTGTTGGGAAAAGTAAAAAACTTCCAGCGAAACTAAATAAAGAAGACGTTATTAATATTTTGCTAGCGAATCGAGATTTGAATACGGATAAAAAAAGACGTGAATTTTTCAATAGCGTTGACCCAACTTTAGTACCTCTTAAAGATGTTGGTTTAAATCCAAAAGAAGTTGGGCAAGCAATAGGCAGATTGATACAAGCAAAAGACAAAAGGGAAAAAATTGTTATCTTTGGAGATTATGATGCCGATGGTGTGTGTGCGACGGCAATCCTCTGGGAAACGCTATATCGGATGGGTTTTGATGTTAGTCCGTATATACCTGATCGCTTTTCGGAAGGATACGGTCTAAAAAGCAAAAGTATACAGGAAATGAAAAAAGATGACGAAAACTTCAAGGTTTTACTGACAGTCGACAACGGAATCGTTGCTAACGATGCTGTCGCAAAGTGCAATGAATTGGGGATCGATGTAATAATTACGGATCATCATGAACCAGGTGAAAAATATCCCGAGGCACATTCGATCATTCATACACAACAAGTAAGTGGGGCAGCTGTTGCGTGGTTTTTTGCACGCGAGATATCCAATTCGATCGGTGACAAAAAAGTAACCGGTTTGGATTTGGCTGCTATTGGAACAATTAGTGATCAAATGCCTCTTTTTCGGGTAAATCGATCGATTGTCAAATATGGTCTTGAAATACTCAATGAAAATACGCGTTTGGGCTTGTCAAAAATTTATGAAGAAGCGGGCATTAAAGTAGGTGAGATAGATTCCTTTACAATCGGTTTTGTAATTGGCCCGCGCATTAATGCTATGGGACGTCTGGAACACGCGATCGAATCGCTCAGGTTATTGTGTACCACCAGTAGCGCCAGAGCAAAAGAATTAGCATCTCGTTTATCGGTTACAAATACCCGCCGTCAAAATATAGTCAGTAAGGTACTTGATCATGCCAAGATGACACTTGACGAAAACAAAATTGAAAACATTATTGTTATTGCCGACGAGAAATATCACGAAGGAGTTGTGGGACTTGCGGCATCGAAGTTAGTCGAAGAATTTTACAGGCCTTCGATAGTATTTTCCATGGGCAAGAAATACTCAAAAGCAAGTGCTCGTTCGGTTGAAGGTTTTAATATTATTAAAGCAATAAGAAGTGTCAAGAAAATAAAGATTGAAGCCGGAGGACATCCAATGGCGGCAGGTGTGACAATTTTAACGAAAGATCTTGTCAAATTTAAAAATGGCTTGGCTAAATACGCAATGAAGCATTTAACGGAAGAAATGTTAATTCCAACCGCAATTATTGATATTGAGATAGACTTTACATTGCTGGATTGGGATTTCTTGCGTGAAATAAAATGTTTTAAACCAACTGGAGCCGGAAATAGCGATCCAATATTTATTACCAAAAATGTTGAGGTGTGGAACGCTCGTACTATCGGGAAGGAGGACAAACATTTGAAACTTAAATTGACAAAAAATACTATTACTCTTGATGGAATTGGTTTTGGGTTAGGCAATATGATTAGTCAATTCAAAGACAACACTAAGGTTGATATTGTGTATTGTTTTGAAGATAATAACTTCAATGGAATGAAGAGTTTGCAGATTAGACTACTTGACATAATAAAGATATATGAATGA
- a CDS encoding bifunctional (p)ppGpp synthetase/guanosine-3',5'-bis(diphosphate) 3'-pyrophosphohydrolase, translating into MNEQIEKRFTDLTALVKTYNKFDVLKLTKTWEFAKIAHEEQKRKSGELFVLHPLEVAIILAQWKLDESTVLAGLLHDTIDDGAAKRDDLVNEFGQDIANLVDGVTKVSDYKLRGNKEVESIENLRKLILVMARDLRVVFVKIADRLHNMRTLEYLPIDKQKRVARETLNIYAPLAERLGMGEINGELNDLAFRYLYPTDYDKVEAKSKLVYKEAERQIRKMRSVILTHLSKENIKPTVIGREKRLYSLWKKLQREEINWDYSKIHDIVALRIIVDKPEECYLALGLVHKHYKPVPYLGISDYIAQPKPNGYQSIHTKVFGPGGRITEVQIRTHTMHKQAEFGAASHISYNEMKSKGVSDEFLETQGTSTKQINKLSWVKELVKWQKELTDSETYIEALKFDALMHRIFVFSPQGDVYDLPANSTPVDFAYAVHSDLGKYIKSIKVNGKIASLSHKLSNGDVVEITKTKNPQKPNKDWERFVKTIKARNKIRKELAKK; encoded by the coding sequence ATGAATGAACAAATAGAAAAAAGATTTACTGATTTGACAGCTTTAGTTAAAACTTATAATAAGTTTGATGTATTGAAGTTGACAAAAACGTGGGAGTTCGCGAAAATTGCGCACGAGGAACAAAAAAGAAAAAGCGGTGAATTGTTTGTTTTACATCCATTGGAAGTTGCTATTATTCTCGCTCAGTGGAAGTTAGACGAATCGACAGTATTAGCAGGATTGTTGCACGACACGATCGATGATGGTGCCGCCAAACGAGATGATTTAGTCAATGAATTCGGTCAAGACATTGCAAATTTGGTTGACGGTGTTACCAAAGTATCGGATTATAAGTTGCGAGGCAACAAAGAAGTGGAAAGCATTGAGAACTTACGAAAGCTAATATTGGTAATGGCAAGAGACCTCAGAGTGGTTTTTGTAAAGATTGCCGACAGACTTCATAACATGCGAACCCTTGAATATTTACCTATAGATAAACAAAAACGTGTAGCGCGCGAAACCTTGAATATTTATGCGCCCCTTGCTGAAAGGCTTGGTATGGGAGAGATAAACGGTGAATTGAATGACTTGGCGTTTAGGTATCTGTATCCGACTGATTATGACAAGGTGGAAGCCAAATCGAAGTTGGTATACAAAGAAGCGGAAAGACAGATAAGAAAAATGCGTTCCGTGATATTAACACATCTTTCAAAAGAAAATATCAAACCTACTGTTATCGGACGAGAAAAAAGGTTATATTCATTATGGAAAAAACTTCAACGGGAAGAGATAAATTGGGATTATTCAAAAATACACGATATCGTGGCTCTTCGCATAATTGTGGACAAACCGGAGGAATGTTATTTGGCTTTAGGTCTGGTTCACAAACATTATAAACCGGTTCCGTACTTGGGAATTTCTGATTACATAGCTCAACCGAAACCCAACGGATATCAGTCAATTCACACAAAGGTCTTTGGACCCGGTGGGCGTATTACCGAAGTGCAAATAAGAACACATACTATGCACAAACAAGCGGAATTTGGAGCCGCATCACATATATCCTATAACGAGATGAAAAGTAAGGGTGTAAGCGATGAGTTTTTGGAAACACAAGGTACGAGTACAAAACAAATAAACAAATTATCCTGGGTGAAAGAACTTGTAAAATGGCAAAAGGAATTAACCGACTCCGAAACATACATAGAAGCCTTGAAATTTGATGCTTTAATGCATCGAATTTTTGTATTTTCTCCCCAAGGTGATGTTTATGACTTACCTGCAAATTCAACTCCTGTTGATTTTGCATATGCGGTACATTCGGATCTTGGTAAATATATAAAGTCAATTAAGGTAAACGGTAAAATAGCATCGCTGTCTCATAAGCTATCAAACGGAGATGTTGTTGAAATAACTAAAACAAAAAACCCTCAAAAACCCAATAAAGACTGGGAAAGATTTGTTAAAACTATAAAAGCTAGAAATAAAATCCGCAAGGAATTAGCGAAAAAGTAA
- a CDS encoding DUF4446 family protein — protein sequence MDQNIVLFTLVYFSLLTIWLFVASYFLYKTYASISFLSKGVNVSDITKVLHKIFEKEKNNDEKIARVAHDLNNLTQQSLFAVQKVGVVRFNPFKELGGDHSFSLALLDKENTGIILTGLHTRERTRVYLKDIEKGKTQYSLSNEEKKALKLAINK from the coding sequence TTGGATCAAAATATTGTTCTCTTTACATTAGTATATTTCTCGTTGTTGACGATATGGCTATTCGTAGCCAGTTATTTTTTGTATAAGACTTATGCGTCTATTAGTTTTTTGTCAAAAGGAGTAAATGTTTCCGACATTACAAAGGTATTGCATAAAATTTTCGAGAAAGAAAAAAATAACGACGAAAAAATAGCTAGAGTTGCACACGATTTAAATAACTTAACTCAGCAATCACTATTTGCTGTACAAAAGGTGGGAGTTGTCAGGTTCAATCCGTTCAAAGAACTTGGCGGAGATCACAGTTTTTCTTTGGCATTGCTTGATAAAGAAAATACGGGCATAATACTAACTGGATTGCATACGAGAGAGAGGACAAGAGTATACTTGAAAGACATAGAAAAAGGAAAAACCCAATACAGTCTTTCAAATGAAGAGAAAAAAGCGTTAAAATTAGCAATTAATAAATAA
- a CDS encoding D-tyrosyl-tRNA(Tyr) deacylase, with the protein MKIVVQRVLEASVSVDDEVVGEINKGFFILVGITQNDTVIDANILAEKIVKLRIISDSEGKMNLSLIDANESVLVVSQFTLFANTKKGNRPSFVDAADSSHAEKIYRYFVDKLVGYGINVKTGKFGEYMQINTTLDGPVTIIIDTKQ; encoded by the coding sequence ATGAAAATTGTCGTACAAAGAGTACTTGAAGCATCGGTTAGTGTCGACGATGAAGTTGTTGGTGAAATTAATAAAGGGTTTTTTATACTTGTGGGTATTACTCAAAACGACACAGTGATTGATGCTAATATCCTTGCGGAAAAGATTGTGAAGTTAAGAATAATTTCAGATAGTGAGGGTAAAATGAATCTGTCTTTAATAGATGCGAACGAGTCGGTTTTGGTAGTTTCTCAATTTACGCTTTTTGCCAATACTAAAAAGGGTAATCGACCGTCGTTTGTTGATGCAGCCGATTCATCACATGCCGAAAAAATATATCGGTATTTTGTTGACAAACTAGTTGGATATGGTATAAACGTCAAGACTGGCAAGTTTGGTGAATATATGCAAATTAACACAACACTTGACGGTCCAGTTACGATAATAATTGATACCAAACAATGA
- a CDS encoding HD domain-containing protein, which translates to MEINIPDEVKNVLEVTKNAGYEIYIVGGSVRDAIMKKDTNDWDFTTNATPQDIQNLFPDSFYDNVFGTVGISYKDNEKPLEITTFRTEHGYTDSRRPDTVTWGKTLLEDVKRRDFTINALALKHVKGNNFEVIDYFSGHDDLENKIIKAVGDANERFAEDALRMMRAIRIASELNFKIESATKNAIYANKSRIHNIAKERVRDEFLKLISSPHAYNGMLLFKEVGLLEEILPELEKCFGVEQKSPGRHHIYDVGTHLLMSLKYCPSNNPIVRFATLIHDIGKAQTYKKLDSGVITFYNHEVLGAKMAKNISDRLRLSNKDKDILWKLVRFHQFSVNENQTDKAIRRFIVNVGLSNVNNMLDLRTADRLGGGATETSWRTEEFKKRIVEVQKQPFAIRDIKISGNDIMEILKIQPGPKVGLILQELFEKVVNKELENERDALIKEISKYLK; encoded by the coding sequence ATGGAAATTAATATTCCTGATGAGGTTAAAAATGTTTTGGAAGTTACCAAAAATGCCGGTTACGAAATCTATATCGTTGGTGGAAGTGTCAGAGATGCAATAATGAAAAAAGATACCAATGATTGGGACTTCACCACAAACGCCACACCGCAAGACATACAAAATCTCTTTCCGGATTCGTTTTACGATAACGTATTTGGTACGGTCGGTATTTCTTACAAAGACAATGAAAAACCATTGGAAATTACGACATTTCGTACTGAACATGGCTATACAGATTCAAGGCGTCCCGACACCGTCACGTGGGGCAAAACATTACTGGAAGATGTAAAAAGACGCGATTTCACAATTAATGCACTCGCATTAAAACATGTGAAAGGGAATAACTTTGAAGTGATCGACTATTTTTCCGGTCACGATGATTTGGAAAATAAAATTATTAAAGCCGTGGGAGACGCTAATGAACGTTTCGCCGAAGATGCCCTAAGGATGATGCGTGCGATTAGAATTGCCAGTGAACTTAATTTCAAAATTGAGAGTGCAACGAAAAATGCGATATATGCCAACAAATCAAGGATACACAATATCGCCAAAGAGCGAGTACGTGACGAATTTCTCAAACTAATATCTTCACCCCATGCTTATAATGGCATGTTACTGTTTAAAGAGGTTGGTTTGTTGGAAGAAATACTTCCCGAACTCGAAAAATGTTTTGGTGTAGAACAAAAATCTCCGGGAAGACACCATATATATGACGTGGGGACGCACTTATTGATGTCTTTAAAATATTGTCCGTCCAACAATCCGATAGTCAGGTTTGCAACACTCATTCATGATATCGGAAAAGCACAAACTTATAAAAAATTAGATAGTGGTGTAATCACTTTCTATAACCATGAAGTACTTGGGGCGAAGATGGCAAAAAATATTTCCGACCGCTTGAGGCTTTCCAACAAAGATAAAGATATTTTGTGGAAGTTAGTCCGTTTCCATCAGTTTAGTGTAAACGAAAATCAAACCGACAAAGCGATTCGGAGATTTATTGTAAATGTTGGTTTATCAAACGTTAACAATATGCTCGATCTCAGAACAGCCGACAGACTGGGCGGAGGTGCTACGGAGACTTCTTGGAGAACCGAAGAATTCAAAAAACGTATTGTTGAAGTTCAAAAACAACCTTTCGCTATACGCGATATTAAAATATCAGGAAACGATATTATGGAAATACTAAAAATTCAACCCGGACCAAAAGTTGGATTAATTTTACAAGAACTTTTTGAAAAAGTTGTAAACAAAGAACTAGAAAACGAAAGGGATGCTTTAATCAAAGAAATTAGTAAATATTTGAAATGA
- the secF gene encoding protein translocase subunit SecF gives MNWLKYKYVYLSLSLGVIVFCIFALVSWKLKLGLDFTGGTLIEYKYEGEISSEDAINEFAINDVEVNSIQQTGDNTYLFRLKAISQDQKIKVDKIFKENIFKGESSEQRFETVGPSIGPELIKKTAYAALFAAIVILLWVAYQFKSIKFGLSAILAMFHDSFILIGAFSVLGKYFGAEVDFLFVTALLTTLSFSVHDTIVVFDRIREVKRNNGGELEEIANIALTETMVRSLNNSLTIIFMLSSLLLLGGITIKWFAVALLIGTVLGTYSSPFIAVPLLIVFNNIIEKYKKTKK, from the coding sequence ATGAATTGGCTAAAATACAAATACGTTTATTTATCACTTTCTTTGGGTGTAATCGTGTTTTGTATATTTGCTCTTGTTTCGTGGAAACTAAAACTGGGTTTAGATTTTACGGGTGGAACATTAATTGAGTATAAATATGAAGGTGAAATATCAAGCGAAGATGCTATTAACGAATTTGCCATAAACGATGTCGAGGTTAATTCAATTCAACAAACAGGTGATAACACTTATTTGTTTCGACTCAAAGCAATATCTCAAGACCAAAAAATTAAAGTTGATAAAATATTTAAAGAAAATATTTTTAAAGGTGAATCAAGTGAGCAAAGATTTGAAACCGTTGGGCCGTCGATCGGACCTGAACTCATTAAAAAGACGGCTTATGCAGCTTTGTTTGCCGCAATTGTTATTTTGCTTTGGGTTGCGTATCAATTCAAAAGTATCAAGTTTGGATTGAGCGCGATACTTGCCATGTTTCATGATAGCTTTATATTGATTGGCGCCTTTTCTGTTCTAGGAAAATATTTTGGAGCCGAGGTTGATTTTCTTTTTGTAACTGCGCTTTTAACGACTCTCTCTTTTTCGGTTCATGACACTATAGTCGTCTTTGACAGAATAAGGGAAGTGAAAAGAAACAACGGCGGAGAGTTGGAAGAAATTGCCAACATAGCATTGACGGAAACAATGGTGCGTTCATTGAACAATTCACTGACAATTATTTTTATGCTTTCATCGTTATTGCTTCTCGGAGGAATTACGATTAAGTGGTTTGCTGTTGCACTTTTGATCGGTACAGTATTGGGAACATATTCTTCGCCATTTATTGCCGTTCCACTACTTATAGTATTTAACAACATAATCGAAAAATACAAAAAAACTAAGAAATAA
- a CDS encoding DUF3048 domain-containing protein, with amino-acid sequence MEHTSKFSKLTSSKAFMIFISFFGLYLLSTGSSWAVFSYLNGDPEVIYNSGDLGDTRSKIDLSKPKTAECPVNGKMYTEAEKSIWETRRPIAAVIENHEDSRPVEGLHRADIVYEAVAEGGVTRHLAIYYCGASAEDVRVAPIRSARVHFVNWAAEYGDYPIFVHVGGANNICGNCPGGVKYKGQVDPRVRAIEMLVDLDWRKARGNDFDTTYDTGFPVLFRDPERLGKPIATEHTMVSTTDAIFDQAKDRGFSFKDDEGNEWSDNYEAWSFVDESPLASPKASDISFEFWADYKQYGVSWTYDKASNSYKRINGGIEVKDLSSGEQVTAKNVVIQYVEELGPVDTEKHMFYKTVGTGEAIVFQNGDAIKATWEKESTRGRTKFYNEDGKEISFVRGEIWIEGIPSTNDVEY; translated from the coding sequence ATGGAACATACATCAAAATTTTCTAAATTAACTTCATCAAAGGCCTTCATGATTTTTATAAGTTTTTTTGGCTTGTATCTTTTGTCCACCGGGAGTTCGTGGGCGGTTTTTTCATACTTAAACGGTGATCCTGAAGTTATTTACAATTCCGGGGATCTCGGAGACACCAGGTCGAAGATTGATTTAAGTAAACCCAAAACAGCCGAATGCCCCGTGAACGGGAAAATGTATACAGAGGCTGAAAAGAGTATTTGGGAAACAAGACGGCCAATCGCCGCAGTTATAGAAAATCATGAAGACTCGCGTCCTGTCGAAGGTCTCCATAGAGCAGATATTGTTTATGAAGCTGTGGCGGAAGGTGGAGTCACCAGACATCTGGCGATTTATTACTGTGGTGCCAGTGCCGAAGATGTCCGAGTAGCTCCGATCAGGTCGGCTAGAGTACATTTCGTCAATTGGGCAGCAGAATATGGAGATTACCCGATATTTGTTCATGTAGGAGGAGCGAATAACATATGTGGGAATTGTCCCGGTGGAGTGAAATACAAAGGACAAGTTGATCCACGCGTAAGAGCAATTGAGATGCTTGTCGATCTTGATTGGCGTAAGGCGCGTGGAAATGATTTTGATACCACCTATGACACAGGATTCCCTGTTCTTTTCAGAGATCCAGAGAGATTGGGTAAACCAATAGCCACAGAACATACAATGGTTTCCACAACAGATGCAATATTTGACCAAGCCAAAGATAGAGGTTTTTCCTTTAAGGACGATGAAGGAAATGAATGGTCTGACAACTACGAAGCTTGGTCTTTCGTTGACGAATCACCGCTTGCTTCTCCCAAAGCCTCAGATATCTCTTTTGAATTTTGGGCTGATTATAAGCAATATGGAGTTAGTTGGACGTATGACAAGGCATCCAATTCATATAAGCGTATTAATGGTGGTATTGAAGTGAAAGATCTCTCGAGCGGAGAGCAGGTTACGGCAAAAAACGTAGTTATTCAGTACGTGGAAGAGTTAGGTCCAGTTGATACAGAGAAACATATGTTTTACAAAACCGTCGGGACTGGTGAGGCAATTGTATTCCAAAATGGAGATGCAATAAAGGCTACATGGGAGAAAGAATCAACACGAGGAAGAACTAAATTTTACAACGAGGATGGCAAAGAAATTTCATTTGTACGAGGCGAAATTTGGATCGAAGGAATTCCGAGCACAAACGACGTTGAGTATTAA